A window from Cellulomonas sp. C5510 encodes these proteins:
- a CDS encoding branched-chain amino acid aminotransferase, producing MSISDTDLAFEVRPTDTPTPRAERESLLATPKFGTVFTDHMARASWTQGLGWHDRRVEKYGPLQLDPATAVLHYAQEIFEGLKAYRHDDGSVWTFRPTANAERMQRSARRLALPELPTEDFLASITALVRTDLDWVPSGEETSLYLRPFMYASEAFLGVRPSMQAEYLVIASPVGSYFAGGVKPVSIWVSEDYARAGAGGTGAAKCGGNYAASLLPQQEAYARGCEQVCFLDASTGSLLEELGGMNVFVVGADGSVSTPRLSGSILEGVTRSSILTLLAEQGREIRERDIPLTELLAGLRDGSVAEVLACGTAAVVTPIGRLAGGDFDVTVGDGTAGAVTTGIRAALTDIQYGRAADPHGWMHRLA from the coding sequence CGTGTTCACCGACCACATGGCCCGCGCCTCCTGGACGCAGGGCCTCGGCTGGCACGACCGCCGGGTCGAGAAGTACGGCCCGCTGCAGCTCGACCCCGCGACCGCGGTGCTGCACTACGCCCAGGAGATCTTCGAGGGGCTCAAGGCGTACCGGCACGACGACGGCTCGGTCTGGACGTTCCGGCCCACCGCGAACGCCGAGCGCATGCAGCGGTCCGCGCGGCGCCTGGCGCTGCCCGAGCTGCCGACCGAGGACTTCCTCGCGTCGATCACCGCCCTGGTGCGCACCGACCTCGACTGGGTGCCGTCGGGGGAGGAGACCAGCCTGTACCTGCGGCCGTTCATGTACGCCTCCGAGGCGTTCCTCGGCGTGCGGCCGTCGATGCAGGCCGAGTACCTCGTCATCGCGTCGCCCGTCGGGTCGTACTTCGCCGGCGGCGTGAAGCCGGTGTCCATCTGGGTCTCCGAGGACTACGCGCGGGCGGGCGCCGGCGGCACGGGGGCGGCCAAGTGCGGCGGCAACTACGCCGCGAGCCTGCTGCCGCAGCAGGAGGCCTACGCGCGCGGGTGCGAGCAGGTCTGCTTCCTCGACGCCTCGACCGGGTCCCTCCTGGAGGAGCTCGGCGGCATGAACGTGTTCGTCGTCGGCGCCGACGGGTCGGTGTCCACGCCCCGGCTGTCCGGGTCGATCCTCGAGGGCGTGACCCGGTCGTCGATCCTCACGCTGCTGGCCGAGCAGGGCCGGGAGATCCGGGAGCGTGACATCCCGCTGACGGAGCTGCTCGCGGGGCTGCGCGACGGGTCGGTCGCGGAGGTGCTCGCCTGCGGCACGGCCGCGGTCGTGACGCCGATCGGGCGCCTCGCGGGCGGGGACTTCGACGTCACCGTCGGCGACGGCACCGCCGGCGCGGTGACGACCGGCATCCGCGCGGCCCTCACGGACATCCAGTACGGCCGCGCCGCGGACCCGCACGGCTGGATGCACCGCCTGGCCTGA